In Streptomyces durocortorensis, a genomic segment contains:
- a CDS encoding ATP-binding protein, with translation MMVDMAGLEGVDQPRPRSSATAARWTSTTDDEQAFKALELFGNPTEGEVRLPSRPESAATARRLTSCVVLRQWALSPQTAEYAVLLVSELVGNAVRHTGARVFGLRMVRRRGWIRVEVRDPSRGLPCLMPVREMDISGRGLFLVDKLSDRWGVDLLPRGKTTWFEMRISDR, from the coding sequence ATGATGGTGGACATGGCGGGCCTGGAGGGTGTGGATCAGCCGCGACCGCGCAGCAGCGCGACGGCGGCACGCTGGACGTCGACCACGGATGACGAACAGGCGTTCAAGGCGCTGGAGTTGTTCGGAAATCCGACCGAGGGGGAAGTGCGGCTGCCGTCACGCCCGGAGTCGGCGGCGACGGCGCGGCGGCTCACCTCCTGCGTGGTGCTCCGGCAGTGGGCGCTCTCGCCGCAGACCGCCGAGTACGCGGTGCTGCTCGTCTCCGAACTCGTCGGCAACGCGGTGCGGCACACCGGGGCCCGCGTCTTCGGGTTACGCATGGTGCGCCGCCGGGGCTGGATTCGCGTCGAGGTGCGTGACCCCTCGCGCGGGCTGCCGTGCCTGATGCCGGTGCGCGAGATGGACATCAGCGGCCGGGGCCTCTTCCTCGTCGACAAGCTCTCCGACCGGTGGGGAGTGGACCTGCTGCCGCGCGGCAAGACCACCTGGTTCGAGATGCGGATCTCCGACCGCTGA